In the Thermomicrobiales bacterium genome, GCGACACCCCCGGCACGATCGCCAGCATCTGCGCAAGGCCGACCGCCAGCGCCGTCGGCAACCCGATCTGCCGCAGCGAGCGACCCTGGCGTCGCTGGCCGGCACGGTCGGCCACGCCGAGCAGCAAGCCCATCCCCATCAGCAGCAACGCCAGCGCCACCATCGGAGCTGAGCCGATCGGGTCCTGGTGGAAGTGCTTGTCGATACTCGATTCCAGCAGCACCCCGGCCATCGCTGCCGGAATGGTAGCCACGACGATGAATAGCCCGAGCCGGCCCATCTCGTCTTCGGGCAGCCGGCCACGGACGAGGCTTCGCCAGCCGCCGAGGGCTCCACGAGCCATCGCGACGAGATCGCGCCAGAAGTAGACCAGCACCGCGGCAAGCGTCCCGAGGTGCGTCGCGACGTCGAACGCCAACCCGAAAGGTTGCCAGCCGAAGAGCCAGGGAACGATGATCAGGTGCGCAGATGACGACACTGGCAGGAACTCGGTCAGACCCTGAACGATCCCCAGCACAATCGCCCGCACAATGTTGCTATCCACCATGGCCGATTGCCTCTTCCGTCTTCTGTGCCTCCCGCCAGGAGAAGCTCTCGCGCCAGCCAGTAGATCAGCCCGAGTATGGTCGCCGGGAAGTAGAGCGCGGCATGGACGACGATGGCATACGAGAGCGCCAGCGCCCGCGGTATGCCAAGCGCGCCATTGAGCACCAGCAGCACACCGGTCTCGAACGGGCCCACATAGCCGGGCGAGCTGGGTATCAGAGTCGCGAGGTTAGCGACGGCGGTGACCAGCAACACAGCGGCGGGCGAGAGGTCGAGACCGAAGCTCTGGGCGATCAGCAGATACATCGACGCCTCGAGCAGCCATGCGAGGATCGACGTGAGTCCGACCCCGATCATATCCTGCCGGCGCTTCAGAATACCGAGCCCCTCCGCGAATGAATGCGCCAGCTCCTCGAGTTTCGCCCCGGCCCGCTCCGGCAGGACCCGGGCCCCCAGCC is a window encoding:
- the uppP gene encoding undecaprenyl-diphosphatase UppP is translated as MVDSNIVRAIVLGIVQGLTEFLPVSSSAHLIIVPWLFGWQPFGLAFDVATHLGTLAAVLVYFWRDLVAMARGALGGWRSLVRGRLPEDEMGRLGLFIVVATIPAAMAGVLLESSIDKHFHQDPIGSAPMVALALLLMGMGLLLGVADRAGQRRQGRSLRQIGLPTALAVGLAQMLAIVPGVSRSGSTITAGLFAGLERATAARFSFLLGVPIILGAGLKETIGLVRDGIPAGEHGVFVAGVASAAIVGYLAIAGLIRFLQRHSTDVFVIYRLVLGATLLVLVATGFRA
- a CDS encoding lysylphosphatidylglycerol synthase transmembrane domain-containing protein, with amino-acid sequence RLVVDRAHRRPANSRADRADPLSAVDDRIDGVRPGARAAASIVGLGARVLPERAGAKLEELAHSFAEGLGILKRRQDMIGVGLTSILAWLLEASMYLLIAQSFGLDLSPAAVLLVTAVANLATLIPSSPGYVGPFETGVLLVLNGALGIPRALALSYAIVVHAALYFPATILGLIYWLARELLLAGGTEDGRGNRPWWIATLCGRLCWGSFRV